GCGGCAACCGCAATCTGCTCGACAACGATCCCACCGCCCACGCCGAGATTGTCGCCCTGCGCCAGGCCGGACGCGCCATCGGCAACCATCGCCTCGCTGATTGCGAGATGTTCGTCACCATCGAGCCCTGCGCCATGTGCTCCGGCGCGCTGGTCCATGCCCGTCTCAAACGTTTGGTCTACGGCGCCGACGACCCCAAAGCCGGCGCCGTCCGCTCCGTCATGCAAGTGCTGAACCACCCCGCGCTCAATCACCAGATGGAGGTCACCTCCGGCGTCCTCGCCTCCCGCTGCATGGACCTGCTGCAGTCCTTCTTTCGCGACAAACGCACAGAGCCCCGCCAGTAACCTGTGCCGTCGAAACTGATTTGGTAGAATCTTAAGAGACAGCCACACACCGCCCCGATATGGGGCTCTTCCGGCGCGGAGAGGTGCGTGAGTGGTTGAAATCGAGGCGCATTGCGGGCGTGAGGCGCGCAGCGCCGGGAGCCCGCAGCCGAGACCCTGAGGAGCGCGCCAGTGCGACGAAGGGCCTCTACTACAATTCGATTGTCCGGCGCGGAGAGGTGCGTGAGTGGTTGAAATCGAGGCGCATTGCGGGCGTGAGGCGCGCAGCGCCGGGAGCCCGCAGCCGAGACCCTGAGGAGCGCGCCAGCGCGACGAAGGGCCTCTACTACAATTCGATTGTCCGGCGCGGAGAGGTGCGTGAGTGGTTGAAACGATCCGCCTCGAAAGCGGACATACCTGAAAGGGTATCGGGGGTTCAAATCCCTCCCTCTCCGCCAGATTTCCTGCCAGCCAGATTCGCTTACATCCGCTGAACGGACGATAATGTTCGCTTGATCCTCGCCCGAGGTGTCCTCATGAATCCCGCACTCATTACCCAGGTGGAAGCGGTTCCCGACGAACTCATGCGCACCATGCGCGCCTTCCAGGAGAGCCGTGTCCTGCTGACCGCGTTGGAGCTGGACGTCTTCACCGCCCTGGGCAGCGGCGCGACTGCGCCAGACGTCGCCAAGCGCCTGAAGACCGACCCGCGCGCCACCGAGATGCTGCTCAACGCGCTGGTGAGCATGGAACTGCTGTCCAAATCGGGCGGACGATTCTCCAACACGCCCGACACCGCCAAGTTCTTCGCCGCCGGCTCCCCTCACAATGCTCGCCTCGCCATGATGCACACCGTGCACCTGTGGGACACCTGGTCCACCCTCACCGACTGCGTGCGCGCCGGAACTTCCGTCACGCGCCTGGAAGAGCCCACACACGGCGATGACTGGACCGAAGCCTTCATCGCGGCCATGCACTACCTCGCTCCCGGTACGGCTCCCTCGGTGATCGAGGCCGTGGGCCTCCAGGGCGTGCGCCGCATGCTCGACCTGGGCGGTGGCTCGGGCGCTTACTCCATCGCCTTCGCCCAAGCCAGCCCGCAGCTCCAGATCGAGATCCTCGACCTTCCCGACGTGCTCCCGCTGACCGAGCGTTACGTGCGCCAGGCCGGCCTCTCCGACCGCATCAAGCTTCGCCCCGGCGATCTTCTGCACGACATCTTCTCCACCGGGTTCGACCTCGTGCTGCTCTCCGCCATCTGCCACAGTTTCAGCCCGGAGCAGAACTGTGACCTGTTCCGCCGCGCCTGCCAGGCGCTCGTGCCCGGCGGACGCATCGTGGTGCGCGAATTCATTCTCGACCCGGACCGCACCTCGCCCCGCTGGGCGGCGCTGTTCTCGCTCAATATGCTGGTAGGGACGGAATCGGGCGCCAGCTACAGCGAGGCCGACTACGCCGCCTGGCTGCGCGAGGCCGGCTTCACCGACGTGCATCGCGTCAATCTCCCCGGCCCCAGCGGCCTCATGATCGGCAAACGCGAGTAGCGCCTGACTTAAGCCCGCGCCCTGTCACCCTGAACGAGGTAGTGCCGGGCTTTAGCCCGGCGTTTGCGGACACCCAATCACGTGCGGCTTTAGCCGCTGAGGGATTTAGCCGAGCGGAGCGAGCCCTCAGCGAAGCCGATGGGCCGCTCCCGGCCATTTCAATCACCCGATTACCCAATTACCCGATTTCCCAATCCTGATGGGGGCCCCTTCAGGGGCGAAAGAGAAGAGTCACGGCGTGAGTTTATCTTTTCTCGGCGTTCTCTGCGATCTCTGCGGTGAAATCCCTGCGCCACTCTAGATTGTTGTCAAGCCCCTCCAAATCTGGATTCCCCCGCAACCCGCTGATTCCAACTAGGAAATAAAATTGTGGAAATTGTCGGATTCACCCCCTCTGATTTGTCATACTGGAAGTAGAGGATTGAGGTTTTGCTGAGTACCGAGTACTGGGTACTTCTTGTCAATCCCCCCAAAATCTGGATTCCTCTGCAACTGCCTGCAAACATTCGAGAAATAAAACTCCGGAGCGTGGTACTTTCGCTCCCCTCAATCTGCCATACTGGAATTAGAGGGTAACGAAGGCGCGGGATTCCTCCCGCGCCTTCTGTCTTTCCCAGCTACTAACTAGCAGCTATTGCTCATGCCCGTTCGCCGCAACTCCAAACAACAAGGCGAGCTGGCCGAAGTTGCGTTCCTACACAAGGCGGTGTCACTCGGATTCGTGGTCTCCAAGCCCTACGGCGACAGCGCGCCCTACGACTTCGCTGTCGGCTTCGGCCGCCGCTTGCTGCGCGTGCAGATCAAGTCCGCAAACCACATCTGGCAGGGCGC
This genomic stretch from Terriglobia bacterium harbors:
- the tadA gene encoding tRNA adenosine(34) deaminase TadA, which gives rise to MTPDELWMEEALREAARAQAAGEVPVGAVVVCDGQIVGRGGNRNLLDNDPTAHAEIVALRQAGRAIGNHRLADCEMFVTIEPCAMCSGALVHARLKRLVYGADDPKAGAVRSVMQVLNHPALNHQMEVTSGVLASRCMDLLQSFFRDKRTEPRQ
- a CDS encoding methyltransferase domain-containing protein, which produces MILARGVLMNPALITQVEAVPDELMRTMRAFQESRVLLTALELDVFTALGSGATAPDVAKRLKTDPRATEMLLNALVSMELLSKSGGRFSNTPDTAKFFAAGSPHNARLAMMHTVHLWDTWSTLTDCVRAGTSVTRLEEPTHGDDWTEAFIAAMHYLAPGTAPSVIEAVGLQGVRRMLDLGGGSGAYSIAFAQASPQLQIEILDLPDVLPLTERYVRQAGLSDRIKLRPGDLLHDIFSTGFDLVLLSAICHSFSPEQNCDLFRRACQALVPGGRIVVREFILDPDRTSPRWAALFSLNMLVGTESGASYSEADYAAWLREAGFTDVHRVNLPGPSGLMIGKRE